From the unidentified bacterial endosymbiont genome, one window contains:
- the nusA gene encoding transcription termination factor NusA, giving the protein MNKEILAVVEAVSNEKSLPREKIFEALESALATATKKKYEQEIDVRVEIDRKSGDFDTFRRWVIVEEVTQPTKEITLEAARYEDESLNVGEYVEDQIESVTFDRITTQTAKQVIVQKVREAERALVVDQFRDQEGEIITGVVKKVNRDNISLEIKSEALPGNAEAVILREDMLPRENFRPGDRIRGVLYAVRPEARGAQLFVTRSKPEMLVELFRIEVPEIGEEVIEIKAAARDPGSRAKIAVKTNDKRIDPVGACVGMRGARVQAVSTELGGERIDIVLWDDNPAQFVINAMAPADVASIVVDEDKHTMDIAVEAGNLAQAIGRNGQNVRLASQLSGWELNVMTVDDLQAKHQAEAHAAIDTFTKHLDIDEDFATVLVEEGFSTLEELAYVPMKELLEIDGLDEPTVEALRERAKNALTTLALAQEESLGDKKPADDLLNLEGLDRAIAFKLAARGVCTLEDLAEQGVDDLADIEGLTDEKAGELIMAARNICWFGDEA; this is encoded by the coding sequence ATGAACAAAGAAATTTTGGCTGTTGTTGAAGCCGTCTCCAACGAGAAATCACTGCCGCGTGAGAAGATTTTTGAAGCGCTGGAAAGTGCACTGGCTACAGCAACCAAGAAAAAATACGAACAAGAGATCGATGTTCGCGTAGAAATTGATCGTAAAAGCGGTGACTTCGATACTTTCCGCCGTTGGGTTATTGTTGAAGAAGTTACCCAGCCTACTAAAGAGATCACCCTGGAAGCAGCACGTTACGAAGATGAAAGTCTTAACGTGGGCGAGTATGTTGAAGATCAGATTGAATCTGTGACCTTCGACCGCATTACCACCCAGACTGCAAAACAGGTAATCGTGCAGAAAGTACGCGAAGCCGAGCGCGCGCTGGTTGTTGATCAATTCCGCGATCAGGAAGGCGAAATCATCACTGGCGTGGTGAAGAAAGTGAACCGCGATAACATTTCTCTGGAGATCAAATCCGAGGCGTTGCCGGGTAATGCTGAAGCCGTCATCCTGCGTGAAGATATGCTGCCGCGTGAGAACTTCCGTCCAGGCGACCGTATCCGCGGTGTTCTGTACGCTGTGCGTCCAGAAGCGCGTGGTGCGCAGCTATTCGTGACCCGTTCTAAACCAGAAATGCTGGTTGAACTGTTCCGCATTGAAGTGCCGGAAATCGGCGAAGAAGTTATCGAGATCAAAGCCGCGGCCCGTGATCCGGGGTCCCGTGCGAAAATCGCGGTAAAAACCAACGACAAGCGTATCGATCCGGTCGGTGCTTGCGTGGGTATGCGTGGCGCGCGCGTTCAGGCGGTCTCGACCGAACTGGGCGGCGAACGTATCGATATCGTTCTGTGGGACGACAACCCGGCGCAGTTTGTGATCAATGCAATGGCGCCGGCCGATGTGGCATCTATCGTCGTTGACGAAGATAAACACACGATGGATATCGCCGTTGAAGCGGGCAACCTGGCGCAAGCCATCGGCCGTAACGGTCAGAACGTACGTCTGGCGTCACAGCTGAGCGGCTGGGAACTCAACGTCATGACCGTTGATGACCTGCAGGCTAAGCATCAGGCTGAAGCCCATGCGGCGATCGACACCTTCACTAAACATCTGGATATTGACGAAGATTTCGCCACTGTTCTGGTTGAAGAAGGTTTCTCTACGCTGGAAGAACTGGCCTATGTGCCAATGAAAGAGCTGCTGGAAATTGACGGTCTGGATGAACCAACCGTTGAAGCCCTGCGTGAACGCGCTAAAAACGCACTGACCACCCTGGCACTGGCTCAGGAAGAAAGCCTTGGCGATAAGAAGCCGGCTGATGACCTGCTGAATCTGGAAGGTCTTGATCGTGCGATTGCGTTCAAGCTGGCTGCCCGTGGTGTTTGTACGCTGGAAGATCTCGCTGAGCAAGGCGTTGATGACCTGGCTGATATCGAAGGTTTAACCGACGAGAAAGCTGGCGAGCTCATCATGGCCGCACGTAATATTTGCTGGTTCGGCGACGAAGCGTAA
- the infB gene encoding translation initiation factor IF-2 — translation MTDVTVKSLAAEIQTSVDRLVQQFADAGIPKSADDSVTANEKQTLLAHLNREHGSTPDKLTLQRKTRSTLNIPGTGGKSKSVQIEVRKTRTFVKRDPQEAERLAAEEQAQREAEEQAQREAEATAKREAELKAEREAAEKAKRDASDKVKRDAAEKDKVSNQQTDEMTKTAQAEKARRENEAAELKRKAEEEARRKLEEEARRVAEEARRMAEENEKNGVNTAEPTEDNSDYHVTTSQHARQAEDDNDREVEGGRSRTRTTKAARPAKKGNKHAESKADREEARAAVRGGKGGKRKGSALQQGFQKPAQAVNRDVVIGETITVGDLANKMAVKGSQVIKAMMKLGAMATINQVIDQETAQLVAEEMGHKVILRRENELEEAVMSDRDTGAAAEPRAPVVTIMGHVDHGKTSLLDYIRSTKVASGEAGGITQHIGAYHVQTENGMITFLDTPGHAAFTSMRARGAQATDIVVLVVAADDGVMPQTIEAIQHAKAAQVPLVVAVNKIDKPEADMDRVKNELSQYGVMPEEWGGEAQFIPVSAKAGTGIDDLLNAILLQAEVLELKAIRNGMASGAVIESFLDKGRGPVATVLVREGTLHKGDIVLCGFEYGRVRAMRNELGQEVLDAGPSIPVEILGLSGVPAAGDEVTVVRDEKKAREVALYRQGKFREVKLARQQKSKLENMFANMTEGEVHEVNVVLKADVQGSVEAIADSLLKLSTDEVKVKIIGSGVGGITETDATLAAASNAILVGFNVRADASARKVIDAESLDLRYYSVIYNLIDEVKAAMSGMLSPELKQQIIGLAEVRDVFKSPKFGAIAGCMVTEGTIKRHNPIRVLRDNVVIYEGELESLRRFKDDVNEVRNGMECGIGVKNYNDVRVGDMIEVFEIIEIQRSIA, via the coding sequence ATGACTGATGTAACTGTAAAATCGCTGGCTGCCGAGATTCAGACCTCCGTGGACCGCCTGGTACAGCAATTTGCTGATGCAGGGATCCCGAAGTCCGCTGATGACTCGGTAACGGCGAATGAAAAACAAACCTTGTTAGCGCATCTGAACCGTGAACACGGCTCTACGCCTGACAAGCTGACGCTGCAGCGCAAAACGCGTAGCACGTTGAATATCCCTGGTACCGGTGGTAAAAGCAAATCGGTACAAATTGAAGTCCGCAAGACGCGCACCTTTGTAAAACGTGATCCGCAAGAGGCAGAACGCCTTGCCGCGGAAGAGCAGGCACAGCGTGAAGCGGAAGAACAAGCTCAGCGTGAGGCAGAAGCAACTGCCAAACGTGAAGCAGAATTAAAAGCTGAACGTGAGGCCGCAGAAAAAGCGAAACGCGACGCAAGTGATAAAGTGAAGCGTGACGCTGCGGAAAAAGACAAAGTGAGCAATCAACAGACAGACGAAATGACCAAAACTGCCCAGGCTGAAAAAGCCCGCCGTGAAAATGAAGCTGCCGAGCTGAAGCGTAAAGCAGAAGAAGAAGCCCGCCGCAAGCTTGAAGAAGAAGCTCGTCGCGTTGCTGAAGAGGCGCGCCGCATGGCTGAAGAAAACGAGAAGAATGGCGTGAATACCGCTGAACCTACTGAAGACAACAGCGATTATCACGTAACGACGTCTCAGCACGCTCGTCAGGCCGAAGATGACAATGACCGTGAAGTTGAAGGTGGTCGTAGCCGTACTCGCACGACGAAAGCGGCTCGTCCTGCCAAGAAAGGCAACAAGCACGCTGAATCTAAAGCTGACCGTGAAGAAGCACGTGCTGCCGTTCGCGGTGGTAAAGGCGGTAAGCGTAAAGGTTCTGCTCTGCAGCAGGGCTTCCAGAAGCCTGCTCAGGCCGTTAACCGTGACGTTGTGATCGGTGAAACCATCACCGTTGGCGATCTGGCGAACAAGATGGCGGTTAAAGGCTCTCAGGTCATCAAAGCGATGATGAAACTGGGCGCCATGGCCACCATCAACCAGGTCATCGACCAGGAAACCGCACAGCTGGTTGCCGAAGAGATGGGTCACAAAGTTATCCTGCGTCGTGAAAACGAGCTGGAAGAAGCAGTGATGAGCGACCGTGATACTGGCGCAGCGGCTGAACCGCGTGCACCGGTTGTGACCATCATGGGTCACGTTGACCACGGTAAAACCTCTCTGCTCGACTACATTCGGTCTACTAAAGTTGCCTCGGGTGAAGCGGGGGGTATTACCCAGCACATCGGTGCATACCACGTACAAACCGAAAACGGCATGATCACCTTCTTGGATACCCCAGGCCACGCAGCGTTCACCTCCATGCGTGCTCGTGGTGCTCAGGCAACGGATATCGTTGTCCTGGTTGTTGCTGCCGACGATGGCGTGATGCCACAGACCATTGAAGCTATCCAGCACGCGAAAGCGGCGCAGGTACCTCTGGTTGTGGCCGTCAACAAAATTGATAAGCCAGAAGCCGATATGGATCGCGTTAAGAACGAACTGTCTCAGTACGGCGTTATGCCGGAAGAGTGGGGCGGCGAAGCGCAGTTCATCCCAGTATCTGCTAAAGCGGGTACCGGTATCGACGACCTGCTGAATGCTATCCTGCTGCAGGCTGAAGTTCTGGAGCTGAAAGCGATTCGCAATGGTATGGCGAGCGGTGCGGTTATCGAATCCTTCCTGGATAAAGGCCGCGGTCCGGTTGCAACCGTTCTGGTTCGCGAAGGTACGCTGCATAAAGGCGATATCGTTCTGTGTGGTTTCGAGTACGGTCGTGTTCGTGCGATGCGTAACGAACTGGGTCAGGAAGTGCTGGACGCAGGTCCATCTATTCCAGTTGAAATCCTCGGTCTGTCCGGTGTTCCGGCTGCCGGTGATGAAGTGACCGTTGTCCGTGACGAGAAGAAAGCGCGTGAAGTTGCACTGTATCGTCAGGGCAAATTCCGTGAAGTTAAACTGGCTCGTCAGCAGAAATCTAAGCTTGAGAACATGTTCGCCAACATGACCGAAGGCGAAGTTCACGAAGTGAATGTCGTGCTGAAAGCCGACGTTCAGGGTTCTGTGGAAGCGATCGCTGACTCCTTGCTGAAACTGTCTACCGACGAAGTGAAAGTGAAGATCATCGGTTCTGGCGTAGGGGGTATCACCGAAACCGACGCAACCCTGGCTGCTGCGTCCAACGCAATCCTGGTTGGCTTCAACGTTCGTGCTGACGCCTCCGCGCGTAAAGTGATTGATGCTGAAAGTCTGGATCTGCGCTACTACTCCGTTATCTATAACCTGATCGACGAAGTGAAAGCAGCGATGAGCGGCATGCTGTCTCCAGAGCTGAAACAGCAGATCATCGGTCTGGCAGAAGTCCGTGACGTGTTCAAATCACCGAAATTCGGTGCGATCGCGGGCTGTATGGTTACTGAAGGGACCATCAAGCGTCACAACCCAATCCGCGTACTGCGTGACAACGTGGTTATCTATGAAGGCGAGCTGGAATCCCTGCGCCGCTTCAAAGATGACGTTAACGAAGTCCGCAACGGCATGGAATGTGGTATCGGCGTGAAGAACTACAACGACGTTCGCGTTGGCGATATGATCGAAGTGTTCGAGATCATCGAAATCCAGCGTAGTATTGCGTAA
- the rbfA gene encoding 30S ribosome-binding factor RbfA: protein MAKEFGRPQRVGQEMQKEIALILQREIKDPRLGMMTTVSGVEMSRDLAYARVFVTFLNDQDEAAVKNGIKALQEASGFIRSLLGKAMRLRIVPELTFFYDNSLVEGMRMSNLVTSVVKHDDERRVNPADDSKED from the coding sequence ATGGCGAAAGAATTTGGTCGCCCACAGCGCGTAGGGCAGGAAATGCAGAAAGAGATCGCGCTCATTCTGCAACGCGAAATTAAAGACCCACGTCTGGGCATGATGACGACCGTATCGGGCGTGGAAATGTCCCGCGACCTGGCATATGCCAGGGTGTTTGTCACCTTCCTGAACGACCAGGACGAAGCAGCGGTTAAAAACGGTATCAAAGCGCTGCAGGAAGCATCTGGTTTCATCCGCTCTCTGCTCGGCAAAGCAATGCGCCTGCGCATCGTTCCCGAACTGACCTTCTTCTACGACAACTCGCTGGTCGAAGGTATGCGCATGTCCAACCTGGTGACCAGCGTGGTGAAACATGACGACGAACGTCGTGTTAACCCTGCGGACGACAGCAAGGAGGACTAA
- the truB gene encoding tRNA pseudouridine(55) synthase TruB, whose product MSRPRRRGRDVHGVLLLDKPQGASSNDVLQKVKRIFNANRAGHTGALDPLATGMLPVCLGEATKFSQYLLDSDKRYRVIAKLGQRTDTSDADGQVVEERPVAFSAEQLDAALDSFRGDTLQVPSMYSALKYQGKKLYEYARQGIDVPREARPITVYELLFIRHEDDELELEVHCSKGTYIRTIIDDLGEKLGCGAHVTYLRRLAVSKYPVERMVTLEHLYALLAQAEEQGHAPADLLDPLLMPMDSPASDFPIVNLPLTSSVYFKNGNPVRTTNAPQTGLVRVTEGDDGKFIGMGEMDGEGRVAPRRLVVEYPVDA is encoded by the coding sequence ATGAGTCGTCCTCGTCGTCGCGGTCGCGACGTTCACGGCGTGCTGCTGCTGGATAAACCGCAGGGAGCTTCCAGTAACGACGTGTTGCAAAAAGTGAAGCGTATTTTTAACGCCAACCGAGCGGGCCATACCGGCGCGCTCGATCCGCTGGCGACCGGTATGCTGCCGGTCTGCCTGGGCGAGGCGACAAAGTTTTCCCAGTATCTGCTGGATTCCGATAAACGTTATCGCGTTATTGCGAAACTGGGCCAGCGCACGGATACCTCTGATGCTGATGGCCAGGTAGTGGAAGAGCGTCCGGTCGCCTTTAGCGCTGAGCAGCTCGATGCCGCGCTGGACAGCTTCCGTGGTGACACGCTGCAGGTGCCATCGATGTATTCGGCGCTGAAATACCAGGGTAAAAAACTCTACGAATATGCGCGTCAGGGCATCGATGTTCCACGTGAAGCTCGTCCGATAACGGTGTATGAACTGCTCTTTATTCGTCACGAGGATGATGAACTGGAGCTGGAAGTTCACTGTTCGAAAGGCACGTATATTCGTACCATCATTGATGACCTGGGCGAAAAGCTGGGCTGTGGCGCGCACGTGACCTATCTGCGTCGCCTGGCCGTCAGTAAATATCCGGTCGAGCGGATGGTGACACTTGAGCACCTTTATGCGCTCCTTGCGCAGGCTGAAGAGCAAGGGCATGCCCCGGCAGATTTGCTCGATCCGCTGCTGATGCCGATGGACAGTCCTGCCTCCGATTTCCCGATCGTTAATCTTCCTTTAACATCGTCCGTTTACTTTAAGAACGGAAACCCGGTTCGCACCACCAACGCGCCGCAGACGGGTCTGGTCCGTGTAACCGAAGGCGATGACGGCAAGTTTATCGGCATGGGTGAAATGGATGGCGAAGGACGTGTTGCACCGCGTCGACTGGTTGTCGAGTATCCGGTCGACGCTTAA
- the rpsO gene encoding 30S ribosomal protein S15 has translation MSLSNEAKADIVSEFGQNANDTGSTEVQVALLTAQINHLQGHFAEHKKDHHSRRGLLRMVSQRRKLLDYLKRKNAARYLALIERLGLRR, from the coding sequence ATGTCTCTAAGCAATGAAGCTAAAGCTGATATCGTTTCTGAGTTCGGTCAGAATGCAAATGACACCGGTTCTACCGAAGTTCAGGTTGCCCTGTTGACCGCACAGATTAACCACCTGCAGGGTCACTTTGCAGAGCACAAAAAAGATCACCACAGCCGTCGTGGTCTGCTGCGTATGGTTTCTCAGCGTCGTAAATTGCTCGACTACCTGAAACGTAAAAATGCTGCACGCTACTTAGCGCTGATCGAGCGTCTGGGTCTGCGTCGCTAA
- the pnp gene encoding polyribonucleotide nucleotidyltransferase, with protein MLNPIVRKFQYGQHTVTLETGMMARQATAAVMVSMDDTAVFVTVVGQKKAKPGQDFFPLTVNYQERTYAAGKIPGGFFRREGRPSEGETLIARLIDRPVRPLFPEGFVNEVQVIATVVSVNPQVNPDIVAMIGASAALSLSGIPFNGPIGSARVGYINDQYVLNPTQEELKESKLDLVVAGTEAAVLMVESEAELLSEDQMLGAVVFGHEQQQIVIQNINDLVKEAGKPRWDWQPEAVNDALNARVAALAGARLSDAYRITDKQERYAQVDVIKSETIATLVAEDESLDANELSEILHAIEKDTVRSRVLAGEPRIDGREKDMIRGLDVRTGVLPRTHGSALFTRGETQALVTATLGTARDAQNIDELMGERTDSFLFHYNFPPYSVGETGMVGSPKRREIGHGRLAKRGVLAVMPEADKFPYTVRVVSEITESNGSSSMASVCGASLALMDAGVPIKAAVAGIAMGLVKEGDNFVVLSDILGDEDHLGDMDFKVAGSRDGISALQMDIKIEGITKEIMQVALNQAKGARLHILGVMEQAINAPRGDISQFAPRIHTIKINPDKIKDVIGKGGSVIRALTEETGTTIEIEDDGTVKIAATDGEKAKFAIRRIEEITAEIEVGRIYAGKVTRIVDFGAFVAIGGGKEGLVHISQIADKRVEKVTDYLQMNQEVPVKVLEVDRQGRIRLSIKEATEQSPSAAPEAPAAEQQGE; from the coding sequence TTGCTGAATCCGATCGTTCGTAAATTCCAGTATGGTCAACACACCGTCACGCTGGAAACCGGCATGATGGCACGTCAGGCTACTGCTGCCGTTATGGTAAGCATGGATGACACCGCGGTATTCGTGACCGTGGTGGGCCAGAAAAAAGCAAAACCAGGTCAGGACTTCTTCCCACTGACCGTTAACTACCAGGAGCGTACCTACGCTGCCGGTAAAATCCCGGGTGGCTTCTTCCGTCGTGAAGGCCGCCCAAGCGAAGGCGAAACCCTGATTGCGCGTCTGATTGACCGCCCGGTTCGTCCGCTGTTCCCAGAAGGCTTCGTCAACGAAGTTCAGGTTATCGCGACCGTTGTTTCCGTTAACCCACAGGTTAACCCGGACATCGTAGCAATGATCGGTGCCTCCGCGGCCCTATCACTGTCTGGTATTCCATTCAATGGCCCAATCGGTTCTGCGCGCGTGGGCTATATCAACGACCAGTACGTACTGAACCCAACGCAGGAAGAGCTGAAAGAAAGTAAGCTGGACCTGGTGGTAGCAGGTACTGAAGCCGCCGTTCTGATGGTTGAATCCGAAGCAGAATTGCTGAGCGAAGACCAAATGCTGGGCGCGGTGGTGTTTGGTCACGAACAGCAGCAGATCGTTATCCAGAACATCAACGACCTGGTGAAAGAAGCCGGTAAACCACGTTGGGACTGGCAGCCAGAAGCGGTAAACGACGCGTTGAACGCACGCGTTGCTGCACTGGCGGGCGCACGTCTGAGCGATGCATACCGTATCACCGACAAGCAAGAGCGTTACGCTCAGGTTGACGTTATCAAATCAGAAACCATCGCGACGCTGGTTGCTGAAGATGAATCCCTGGATGCTAACGAGCTGAGCGAAATTCTGCACGCTATCGAGAAAGATACCGTTCGTAGCCGCGTACTGGCAGGCGAGCCGCGTATCGATGGTCGTGAAAAAGACATGATCCGCGGTCTGGACGTGCGTACTGGCGTTCTGCCACGTACTCACGGTTCTGCGCTGTTCACCCGTGGCGAAACGCAGGCGCTCGTTACTGCAACGCTGGGTACTGCCCGTGACGCACAGAACATTGACGAACTGATGGGTGAGCGTACTGACAGTTTCCTGTTCCACTACAACTTCCCTCCGTACTCTGTTGGTGAAACCGGTATGGTGGGTTCGCCTAAGCGTCGTGAAATCGGTCACGGTCGTCTGGCGAAACGCGGTGTGCTGGCGGTAATGCCAGAAGCCGACAAATTCCCGTACACCGTTCGTGTGGTTTCTGAAATCACCGAATCCAACGGTTCTTCTTCTATGGCTTCCGTGTGTGGTGCCTCTCTGGCGCTGATGGATGCTGGCGTGCCAATTAAAGCCGCCGTTGCGGGTATTGCAATGGGTCTGGTAAAAGAAGGCGACAACTTTGTTGTTCTTTCTGACATCCTGGGCGACGAAGACCACCTGGGCGATATGGACTTCAAAGTTGCGGGTTCCCGTGACGGTATCTCTGCGCTGCAGATGGATATCAAAATTGAAGGTATCACCAAAGAGATCATGCAGGTTGCTCTGAACCAGGCTAAAGGTGCGCGTCTGCACATCCTGGGTGTGATGGAACAGGCGATTAATGCACCGCGCGGCGACATTTCTCAGTTCGCTCCGCGTATCCACACCATCAAGATCAATCCCGACAAGATCAAAGACGTTATCGGTAAAGGCGGTTCTGTTATCCGTGCTCTGACCGAAGAAACCGGCACCACCATCGAAATCGAAGATGACGGTACTGTGAAGATCGCAGCAACCGACGGCGAGAAAGCGAAATTTGCTATCCGTCGCATCGAAGAGATCACTGCAGAAATCGAAGTAGGCCGTATCTACGCCGGTAAAGTGACCCGTATCGTTGACTTTGGTGCATTCGTTGCCATCGGTGGCGGTAAAGAAGGTCTGGTACACATCTCTCAGATAGCCGACAAGCGCGTTGAGAAAGTGACCGATTACCTGCAGATGAATCAGGAGGTCCCGGTTAAAGTCCTGGAAGTTGACCGCCAGGGCCGTATCCGTCTGAGCATTAAAGAAGCAACCGAGCAGTCTCCGTCTGCTGCGCCAGAAGCACCGGCAGCAGAACAGCAAGGCGAGTAA
- the nlpI gene encoding lipoprotein NlpI has protein sequence MKPFLRWCFVATALTLAGCSNSAWRKSEVLAVPLQPTLQQEVILARMEQILASRALTDDERAQLLYERGVLYDSLGLRALARNDFSQALAIRPDMPEVFNYLGIYLTQAGNFDAAYEAFDSVLELDPTYNYAHLNRGIALYYGGRDKLAQDDLLAFYHDDPNDPFRSLWLYIVEQKLDEKRAKEALKQRFDNSDKEQWGWNIVEFYLGNIREATLMERLKANATDNTSLAEHLSETNFYLGKYYLSLGDMDSATALFKLAVANNVHNFVEHRYALLELSLLGQEHDDLAESDQQ, from the coding sequence ATGAAGCCTTTTTTGCGCTGGTGTTTCGTTGCGACAGCTTTAACGCTGGCAGGATGCAGCAACTCTGCCTGGCGTAAGAGCGAAGTCCTCGCAGTGCCATTGCAACCGACTTTGCAGCAGGAAGTGATTCTGGCACGCATGGAACAAATTCTTGCCAGTAGGGCTTTAACCGATGACGAACGCGCACAGCTTTTATATGAGCGCGGAGTGTTGTATGATAGTCTCGGTCTGAGGGCACTAGCGCGAAATGATTTTTCACAAGCGCTGGCAATTCGACCTGATATGCCTGAAGTATTCAATTACTTAGGCATTTATTTAACGCAGGCAGGCAATTTTGATGCTGCCTATGAAGCGTTTGATTCTGTACTTGAGCTTGATCCAACTTATAACTACGCGCACTTGAATCGCGGTATCGCATTGTATTACGGCGGTCGTGATAAGTTAGCGCAAGATGATCTGCTGGCGTTTTATCATGACGATCCTAATGATCCTTTCCGTAGCCTGTGGCTTTACATCGTTGAGCAGAAGCTTGATGAGAAGCGGGCTAAAGAAGCACTGAAACAGCGCTTCGATAACTCGGACAAGGAACAGTGGGGATGGAACATTGTCGAGTTCTACCTGGGGAACATTCGCGAAGCAACGCTAATGGAACGCCTCAAGGCGAACGCAACGGATAACACCTCGCTCGCTGAGCATCTCAGTGAAACTAACTTCTATTTAGGTAAGTACTACCTAAGTCTGGGGGATATGGACAGCGCTACGGCACTGTTCAAATTAGCGGTCGCTAACAACGTACACAACTTCGTTGAGCACCGTTATGCATTGTTGGAATTATCGCTCTTGGGCCAGGAGCATGACGACCTGGCAGAATCGGACCAGCAATAG
- the yrbN gene encoding protein YrbN yields MKIANHFHDELSRLAAINIEALVLHG; encoded by the coding sequence ATGAAAATTGCTAATCATTTTCACGATGAGCTAAGTAGACTGGCCGCCATTAATATCGAGGCACTTGTACTACATGGCTGA
- a CDS encoding DEAD/DEAH family ATP-dependent RNA helicase, with protein MAEFETTFADLGLKAPILEALNDLGYEKPSPIQAECIPHLLSGRDVLGMAQTGSGKTAAFSLPLLNNIDPDLRAPQILVLAPTRELAVQVAEAMTEFSKHMRGVNVVALYGGQRYDVQLRALRQGPQIVVGTPGRLLDHLKRGTLDLSKLSGLVLDEADEMLRMGFIEDVETIMAQIPEGHQTALFSATMPEAIRRITRRFMKEPQEVRIQSSITTRPDISQTFWSVHGMRKNEALVRFLEAEDFDAAIIFVRTKNATLEVAEALERSGYNSAALNGDMNQSLREQTLERLKDGRLDILIATDVAARGLDVERISLVVNYDIPMDSESYVHRIGRTGRAGRAGRALLFVENRERRLLRNIERTMKLTIPEADLPNAELLGKRRLEKFAAKVQQQLESSDLDQYRALLAQIQPTAEGEELDIETLAAALLKMAQGERALIVPPDAPMRPKREFRDRDDRFERRGDRNDRGPRGDRPERGGEDRPRRERRDAGEMELYRIEVGRDDGVEVRHIVGAIANEGDISSRYIGNIKLFGTHSTIELPKGMPGEVLQHFTRTRILNKPMNMQLMGDAQPRTDRGGERRGGGRSFGGERREGGRSEGRGGEGRRFSGERRESRGPRRDEGASRRRDA; from the coding sequence ATGGCTGAATTCGAAACCACTTTTGCAGATCTGGGCCTGAAGGCTCCTATCCTTGAAGCCCTTAACGATCTGGGTTACGAAAAACCATCTCCGATCCAGGCAGAATGTATCCCGCATCTGCTCTCTGGTCGTGACGTGCTGGGCATGGCCCAGACTGGTAGCGGTAAAACTGCAGCGTTCTCGCTGCCGCTGCTGAACAACATCGATCCGGACCTGCGTGCACCGCAGATCCTCGTCCTTGCTCCAACCCGTGAACTGGCTGTTCAGGTTGCTGAAGCGATGACGGAATTCTCTAAACATATGCGCGGCGTAAACGTGGTAGCCCTGTACGGCGGCCAGCGTTATGACGTGCAGTTACGCGCCCTGCGCCAGGGCCCACAGATTGTTGTCGGTACGCCGGGCCGTCTGCTGGACCACCTGAAGCGCGGTACGCTGGATCTCTCGAAACTGAGCGGTCTGGTACTGGACGAAGCCGATGAGATGCTGCGTATGGGCTTCATCGAAGACGTTGAAACCATCATGGCGCAGATCCCGGAAGGTCATCAGACCGCGCTGTTCTCTGCAACCATGCCAGAAGCCATTCGTCGCATTACCCGCCGCTTCATGAAAGAGCCGCAGGAAGTGCGCATTCAGTCCAGCATTACTACACGTCCGGACATCAGCCAGACATTCTGGTCTGTACACGGAATGCGTAAAAACGAAGCGCTGGTGCGTTTCCTGGAAGCAGAAGATTTTGATGCGGCGATTATCTTCGTTCGTACCAAAAATGCGACCCTGGAAGTGGCTGAAGCGCTGGAACGTAGCGGCTATAACAGCGCTGCGCTGAACGGCGACATGAACCAGTCCCTGCGTGAGCAAACGCTGGAACGTCTGAAAGACGGTCGTCTGGATATCCTGATTGCAACCGACGTGGCAGCACGTGGTCTGGACGTTGAACGTATCAGCCTGGTTGTTAACTACGACATCCCGATGGACTCTGAGTCTTACGTTCACCGTATCGGCCGTACCGGTCGTGCAGGTCGTGCAGGCCGTGCGCTGCTGTTCGTTGAGAACCGTGAGCGTCGTCTGCTGCGTAACATTGAACGCACCATGAAGCTGACCATTCCGGAAGCAGACCTGCCGAACGCAGAGCTGCTGGGCAAACGTCGTCTGGAGAAATTCGCCGCCAAAGTACAACAGCAACTGGAAAGCAGCGATTTGGATCAGTACCGTGCGCTGCTGGCGCAGATCCAGCCTACCGCCGAAGGTGAAGAGCTGGATATCGAAACCCTGGCTGCAGCACTGCTCAAAATGGCCCAGGGCGAACGTGCGCTGATCGTGCCGCCGGATGCACCAATGCGACCTAAGCGTGAGTTCCGTGATCGTGACGACCGTTTCGAACGTCGTGGCGACCGTAATGACCGTGGTCCACGCGGTGACCGTCCGGAGCGTGGTGGAGAAGACCGTCCACGTCGTGAACGTCGTGATGCTGGCGAAATGGAACTGTACCGCATTGAAGTGGGCCGTGATGATGGCGTTGAAGTGCGTCACATCGTTGGCGCGATCGCTAACGAAGGCGATATCAGCAGCCGTTACATTGGTAACATCAAGCTGTTCGGTACCCACTCGACCATCGAGCTGCCAAAAGGCATGCCGGGCGAAGTACTGCAGCACTTTACTCGCACCCGCATTCTGAACAAGCCGATGAACATGCAGTTGATGGGCGATGCACAGCCTCGCACTGACCGTGGCGGTGAACGTCGTGGCGGTGGCCGCAGCTTCGGTGGCGAGCGTCGTGAAGGCGGTCGTAGCGAAGGTCGCGGTGGTGAAGGCCGTCGTTTCTCTGGCGAACGTCGTGAAAGCCGTGGCCCACGTCGTGACGAAGGCGCAAGCCGTCGCCGTGACGCGTAA